In Pseudomonas rhizosphaerae, one DNA window encodes the following:
- a CDS encoding YebC/PmpR family DNA-binding transcriptional regulator has product MGAQWKAKHREAAANAKGRIFGKLSKEISIAARSGIDPDTNARLRLVIEQAKKASMTRETLERAIKKGAGVGADAVNYTLVKYEGFAPHQVPVIVECLTDNVNRTVSQIRVLFRKGTLGAEGSVSWDFHHYGMIEATPDSADVDAEEAAIEAGAQEVEPAEEGAFLFLTEATDLDAVCKALPGQGFTVVSAKIGYVPKNPVTLDDAEQLAEVEDFLDAIDGNDDVLNVYVGLAG; this is encoded by the coding sequence ATGGGCGCACAGTGGAAAGCTAAACATCGCGAAGCAGCAGCCAACGCCAAGGGGCGGATTTTCGGCAAGCTGTCCAAGGAGATTTCGATTGCGGCACGTTCCGGCATCGATCCAGACACCAACGCCCGCTTGCGACTGGTGATCGAACAGGCCAAGAAGGCTTCGATGACCCGTGAGACGCTGGAACGCGCCATCAAGAAAGGCGCCGGCGTGGGCGCCGATGCGGTCAACTACACCCTGGTCAAGTACGAAGGCTTCGCGCCGCACCAGGTGCCGGTGATCGTCGAATGCCTGACCGACAACGTCAACCGCACCGTCTCGCAGATTCGCGTGTTGTTCCGCAAGGGTACGCTGGGCGCCGAGGGTTCGGTGTCCTGGGATTTTCACCATTACGGCATGATCGAGGCCACGCCTGATTCGGCTGACGTAGACGCCGAGGAAGCGGCCATCGAAGCCGGGGCCCAGGAAGTCGAGCCGGCCGAGGAGGGCGCGTTCCTGTTCCTGACCGAAGCCACCGACCTGGACGCCGTTTGCAAGGCATTGCCGGGGCAGGGCTTCACCGTGGTGTCGGCGAAGATCGGCTACGTGCCGAAGAACCCGGTGACGCTGGACGATGCCGAGCAGTTGGCCGAAGTCGAAGATTTCCTCGATGCCATCGATGGCAACGACGACGTGCTGAACGTCTACGTCGGCCTGGCCGGTTGA
- a CDS encoding leucine-rich repeat-containing protein kinase family protein, whose protein sequence is MNTLELLEAGQLAGATRLDLSCGLTEFPQAIFTLADSLEVLNLSGNALTRLPDDLHRLHKLKVLFCSDNPFTELPACIGRCPQLSMVGFKANRIEHVPAEALPAQLRWLILTDNRIEHLPEQLGDCLQMQKLMLSGNRLQALPESLARLENLELLRLSANRLPALPDWLLRLPRLAWLAYAGNPMSEAFTTPHSEGTRGHVAWSDLRLDAQLGEGASGIIYRAHLDSGQPVAVKLYKGAMTSDGSPVNEMNACMAAGEHPQLIEVLGRLSGHPDGTAGLVMALIDPSFANLAGPPSLASCTRDIYSADFAIDRDALLRLLRGMAGVGAHLHARGINHGDFYAHNVLWRKSGECLFGDFGGASFYPGDGGEVSQALERIEVRAFGLLFEELLTHCEEVHDDLWALQRQCVQPQVLARPSFAEITRNLDA, encoded by the coding sequence ATGAATACCCTCGAGCTGCTCGAAGCCGGCCAACTGGCTGGCGCCACCCGACTGGACCTGTCCTGCGGACTGACCGAATTCCCCCAGGCCATCTTCACCCTGGCCGACAGCCTGGAGGTGCTCAACCTCAGCGGCAACGCGCTGACCCGCCTGCCCGATGACCTGCACCGGCTGCACAAGCTCAAGGTGCTGTTCTGCTCGGACAATCCTTTCACCGAGCTGCCGGCCTGCATCGGCCGCTGCCCGCAGTTGAGCATGGTGGGCTTCAAGGCCAACCGGATCGAACACGTGCCGGCAGAGGCGCTGCCCGCACAGTTGCGCTGGCTGATCCTGACCGACAACCGTATCGAACACCTGCCCGAGCAACTGGGCGACTGCCTGCAGATGCAGAAACTGATGCTCTCGGGCAACCGCCTGCAGGCGTTGCCCGAAAGCCTGGCCCGGCTGGAAAATCTCGAGCTGCTGCGCCTGTCGGCGAACCGTCTGCCGGCGCTGCCCGACTGGCTGCTGCGTCTGCCGCGCCTGGCCTGGCTGGCCTATGCCGGCAACCCGATGAGCGAAGCCTTCACCACACCGCACAGCGAGGGCACGCGCGGGCACGTCGCCTGGAGCGACCTGCGCCTGGACGCGCAGTTGGGTGAAGGGGCTTCGGGCATCATCTACCGCGCCCACCTGGACAGCGGGCAGCCGGTGGCCGTGAAGCTGTACAAGGGCGCGATGACCAGCGACGGCTCGCCGGTCAACGAGATGAATGCCTGCATGGCCGCCGGTGAACATCCGCAATTGATCGAGGTGCTGGGACGCTTGAGCGGGCATCCCGATGGCACCGCCGGGCTGGTCATGGCCCTTATCGACCCCTCGTTCGCCAACCTGGCAGGGCCGCCCAGCCTGGCGTCCTGCACGCGCGACATCTACTCGGCCGATTTCGCCATCGATCGCGATGCCCTGTTGCGCCTGCTGCGGGGTATGGCCGGAGTCGGCGCCCATCTGCATGCGCGCGGGATCAACCACGGCGATTTCTACGCCCACAACGTGCTGTGGCGCAAAAGCGGCGAGTGCCTGTTCGGCGATTTCGGTGGTGCCTCGTTCTACCCCGGGGACGGCGGCGAAGTATCGCAGGCGCTGGAGCGCATCGAAGTCCGCGCCTTCGGCCTACTGTTCGAAGAGTTGCTGACGCATTGCGAAGAAGTGCACGACGACCTGTGGGCCCTGCAACGCCAGTGCGTCCAGCCCCAAGTCCTGGCGCGTCCCAGCTTCGCGGAAATCACCCGAAATCTGGATGCCTGA
- a CDS encoding propionyl-CoA synthetase, which yields MNYQQAYERSICDPAGFWAEQAQAVAWSHPPQQTLDVQADGTHRWFADGRLNTCYLCLDRQVALGRGAQTALIYDSPVTGVQQRFTYQQLLDQVARLAGVLTRLGVGKGDGVVIYMPMVPEAAMAMLACARIGAVHSVVFGGFAANELALRIDDCRPKLLLTASCGVEFDRVIAYKPLVDKAMSLARHAPEQVLVLQRLQALAQLQEGRDLDWQSQLQDAEPVAAVDMASGDPLYVMYTSGTTGKPKGIVRETGGNAVALTFAMGAIYGMRAGDVWWGISDVGWVVGHSLIVYGPLMCGCTSILYEGKPIRTPDAGSYWRVVEQYRVNALFCAPTAMRAIRKEDPEGRLLRNYDLSSLRQLFLAGEKLDSSTHRWLEEQTGKPVHDHWWQTETGWPVTAPCMGLEGSAVRVGSSNRAVPGYHVQVLDEQGELLAAGEQGDIVIALPLPPGCSQTLWGDHPRYLQSYLERYPGYYHTGDGGYLDADGYVHIMGRTDDVINVSGHRLSTGEMEDVVARHADVAECAVIGVSDEIKGEVPLALVVLKDGSTVSVQQLQAQLVAQVRESIGALACLQQVLVVKRLPKTRSGKILRAVLRKIAAQEVFVAPSTIDDPAILEEIAQVLAAR from the coding sequence ATGAACTATCAGCAAGCGTACGAACGCTCCATTTGCGACCCTGCCGGGTTCTGGGCAGAACAGGCCCAGGCAGTGGCCTGGTCGCACCCTCCGCAGCAGACGCTGGATGTACAAGCCGACGGCACCCATCGCTGGTTCGCCGATGGCCGTCTAAACACCTGTTATCTGTGCCTGGACCGGCAAGTGGCACTGGGCCGCGGCGCGCAGACCGCGCTGATCTACGACTCACCCGTGACCGGGGTGCAGCAACGCTTCACCTATCAGCAGCTGCTCGACCAGGTGGCGCGCCTGGCGGGTGTGCTCACTCGCCTGGGGGTGGGCAAAGGCGACGGCGTAGTGATCTACATGCCGATGGTCCCTGAAGCCGCCATGGCGATGCTCGCCTGCGCGCGGATCGGTGCCGTGCACTCGGTGGTGTTCGGCGGCTTCGCTGCCAACGAGCTGGCGCTGCGCATCGACGACTGTCGGCCCAAGCTGCTGCTGACCGCCTCCTGCGGCGTGGAGTTCGACCGGGTGATCGCCTACAAGCCGTTGGTGGACAAGGCCATGAGCCTGGCACGCCATGCTCCCGAGCAGGTATTGGTGCTGCAACGCCTGCAGGCCCTGGCGCAACTGCAGGAGGGGCGCGATCTGGACTGGCAATCGCAGTTGCAGGATGCCGAGCCGGTCGCGGCCGTCGACATGGCCAGTGGCGATCCGCTGTACGTCATGTACACCTCCGGGACCACCGGCAAACCCAAGGGCATCGTGCGTGAAACCGGTGGCAACGCAGTGGCGCTGACTTTCGCAATGGGCGCCATCTACGGCATGCGCGCAGGTGATGTGTGGTGGGGGATTTCCGATGTCGGCTGGGTGGTGGGCCACTCGCTGATCGTCTACGGCCCGCTGATGTGCGGTTGCACCAGCATTCTCTACGAGGGCAAACCCATTCGCACCCCCGACGCCGGCAGCTACTGGCGTGTGGTCGAGCAATACCGGGTCAATGCGCTGTTCTGCGCGCCCACCGCCATGCGCGCGATTCGCAAGGAAGATCCTGAAGGTAGGTTGTTGCGCAATTACGACCTGAGCTCGCTGCGGCAACTGTTCCTGGCCGGCGAGAAGCTCGATTCCAGCACCCATCGCTGGCTCGAGGAGCAGACAGGCAAGCCGGTCCACGACCACTGGTGGCAGACTGAAACCGGCTGGCCGGTGACCGCACCCTGCATGGGTCTGGAAGGCTCGGCGGTACGAGTGGGTTCGAGCAATCGGGCGGTGCCCGGGTACCACGTGCAGGTGCTGGACGAGCAAGGCGAGCTGCTGGCGGCGGGCGAGCAGGGTGACATCGTCATTGCGCTGCCGTTGCCGCCGGGATGCAGCCAGACCCTGTGGGGCGATCATCCGCGCTACCTGCAAAGCTATCTGGAACGCTACCCTGGGTATTACCACACCGGTGACGGCGGCTACCTGGACGCCGACGGCTATGTCCACATCATGGGTCGCACCGACGATGTCATCAACGTCTCGGGCCATCGGCTGTCGACCGGTGAAATGGAGGACGTGGTGGCCCGGCATGCCGACGTGGCGGAATGTGCGGTGATCGGTGTCAGCGACGAGATCAAGGGCGAGGTGCCATTGGCGCTGGTGGTGCTCAAGGACGGCAGTACGGTAAGTGTGCAGCAGTTGCAGGCGCAATTGGTGGCGCAGGTGCGCGAGTCCATCGGCGCGCTGGCGTGCCTGCAGCAGGTGCTGGTGGTCAAGCGCTTGCCCAAGACCCGTTCGGGCAAGATCCTGCGTGCGGTGTTGCGCAAGATTGCCGCCCAAGAAGTGTTCGTCGCGCCTTCCACCATCGATGACCCTGCGATACTGGAGGAGATCGCCCAGGTGCTCGCGGCACGCTAG
- the zapE gene encoding cell division protein ZapE codes for MAALPSLHALYKRLFKPEPKAETSDAAVALQTWFDERARQSGYTLGVDQTQVIASMAERMPALLQHAPVQSLYLYGAVGRGKSWLLDGFFRAAPLEEKRRLHFHDFFAQLHQGMFRHRQANDPLASTLDELLDHCRLLCFDEFHVHDIGDAMLITRLFKALFERGILLVVTSNYPPEGLLPNPLYHQRFLPVIELINARMQVLEVGGATDYRSLGQARPQQRFTQGRYVWPGTAAQRARLHLPPADLASVPLDVGHRQLHARLVDDERVHFDFADLCEEPTAVIDYLALCKRFEHWSIDHLPLLEDCSTAVQQRFINLIDVLYDQDKTLTLIGARPLAESLAGAVIDLMRTRSRLGQLIMLDEQLPR; via the coding sequence TTGGCCGCATTACCGTCGCTGCACGCTCTCTACAAACGCCTGTTCAAACCCGAGCCAAAGGCTGAAACCAGCGACGCCGCTGTGGCGTTGCAGACTTGGTTCGATGAACGGGCCAGGCAATCGGGCTACACCCTCGGCGTCGATCAAACGCAGGTCATCGCCAGCATGGCCGAGCGCATGCCCGCGCTGCTGCAGCATGCCCCGGTGCAAAGCCTGTACTTGTACGGTGCAGTGGGCCGTGGCAAGAGCTGGCTGCTCGATGGCTTTTTCCGCGCGGCCCCATTGGAAGAAAAACGCCGCCTGCACTTCCATGATTTCTTCGCTCAACTGCATCAGGGCATGTTCCGCCATCGTCAGGCCAATGACCCACTGGCGAGCACCCTGGATGAGCTGCTCGATCACTGCCGCTTGTTGTGTTTCGACGAATTCCACGTGCACGACATCGGCGACGCCATGCTCATCACGCGGCTGTTCAAGGCGCTGTTCGAACGCGGGATACTGCTGGTGGTGACCTCCAACTACCCACCCGAAGGCCTGCTGCCCAACCCGCTCTATCACCAGCGCTTCCTACCCGTCATCGAGCTGATCAATGCCCGCATGCAGGTGCTGGAAGTGGGCGGTGCCACCGATTACCGCAGCCTGGGCCAGGCACGGCCACAGCAACGCTTCACTCAGGGACGGTACGTATGGCCCGGCACGGCGGCGCAACGTGCACGGCTGCACCTGCCGCCCGCCGACCTCGCGTCGGTGCCGCTGGATGTCGGCCATCGCCAACTGCACGCACGCCTGGTCGATGACGAGCGTGTCCATTTCGATTTCGCCGACCTGTGCGAAGAGCCGACTGCGGTCATCGATTACCTGGCCCTGTGCAAGCGCTTCGAGCACTGGAGCATCGACCACCTGCCGCTGCTGGAAGACTGCTCGACCGCCGTGCAACAGCGCTTCATCAACCTCATCGACGTGCTCTACGACCAGGACAAGACCCTGACCCTGATCGGCGCACGTCCCCTGGCCGAGAGCCTGGCGGGCGCGGTGATCGACCTGATGCGCACGCGCAGCCGGCTTGGACAGCTGATCATGCTGGACGAACAACTGCCCCGTTAG
- a CDS encoding M14 family metallopeptidase gives MHRNDTVTRPAPLISADFDSGNIEVIDARDPLDVHLAIRPDRQSAHFQWFHFKAAALQVGQRYAFRLQNAAQSSYGNAWHGYHAVASCDQRTWFRVPSTFDGQALRFGLEAQNTDMWFAYFEPYSRQRHDALIDRAVMQAGLQLLAVGHSCEGREIPLLRKGDGAPGKRRLWLIAQQHPGEHMAQWFMEGVIERLQANDPQIQALLAEADLYLVPNMNPDGAYHGHLRTNARGRDLNRAWQDSSAEYTPEVFFVQQQMDKHGVDLFIDAHGDEEIPYVFTAACEGNPGYTPRIAGLEQTFRDLLCAQTADFQAVHGYTRDKPGEANMTLACNSVGERFDCLSLTLEMPFKDHDDAPDSHTGWNGLRSARLGGDVLSVLAQMVSGLR, from the coding sequence ATGCACAGGAACGACACCGTGACACGCCCAGCCCCGCTGATCAGTGCCGACTTCGATAGCGGCAACATCGAAGTCATCGATGCGCGCGACCCGCTCGACGTCCACCTGGCCATCCGCCCGGACCGCCAGAGCGCGCACTTTCAATGGTTTCACTTCAAGGCCGCCGCGCTGCAGGTTGGGCAACGCTACGCATTCAGGCTGCAGAACGCCGCGCAGTCTTCCTATGGAAATGCCTGGCACGGTTACCATGCCGTGGCGTCATGCGATCAGCGAACCTGGTTCCGAGTGCCCAGCACATTCGACGGCCAGGCCCTGCGCTTCGGGCTTGAAGCGCAAAACACCGACATGTGGTTCGCCTACTTCGAGCCGTATAGCCGTCAGCGCCACGATGCACTGATCGATCGTGCGGTGATGCAGGCCGGTCTTCAGTTGCTCGCCGTGGGACACAGCTGCGAAGGCCGGGAAATACCGTTGCTGCGCAAGGGTGATGGGGCGCCCGGCAAGCGTCGGCTCTGGCTGATCGCCCAGCAGCATCCGGGTGAACACATGGCGCAGTGGTTCATGGAAGGCGTGATCGAACGTCTGCAGGCCAATGATCCGCAGATCCAGGCCCTGCTGGCCGAAGCCGACCTGTACCTGGTGCCGAACATGAATCCGGATGGCGCCTACCATGGCCATCTGCGCACCAATGCCCGCGGCCGTGACCTGAACCGCGCCTGGCAGGATTCCAGTGCCGAATACACACCCGAAGTGTTCTTCGTACAGCAGCAGATGGACAAGCACGGTGTCGACCTGTTCATCGACGCCCACGGCGATGAAGAAATCCCCTACGTGTTCACCGCAGCCTGCGAAGGCAATCCCGGCTACACTCCGCGCATCGCCGGGCTGGAGCAGACGTTTCGCGATTTGCTGTGTGCCCAGACCGCTGATTTCCAGGCGGTACACGGCTACACCCGCGACAAGCCCGGCGAGGCCAACATGACCCTGGCGTGCAACAGTGTGGGAGAACGGTTCGACTGCCTGTCACTGACCCTGGAGATGCCGTTCAAGGACCACGACGACGCCCCGGACAGCCATACGGGCTGGAACGGCCTGCGATCGGCGCGACTGGGCGGCGACGTGCTGAGCGTTCTTGCGCAGATGGTCTCGGGTTTGCGTTGA